One region of Microbacterium sufflavum genomic DNA includes:
- a CDS encoding SDR family NAD(P)-dependent oxidoreductase, protein MSESYDGARVLVTGGTGSFGHTVARKLLERDVSEIRIFSRDEAKQDLMRHEIKDSRLRFYVGDVRDYDSVERATRDVDFIFHAAALKQVPSCEFFPMEAVRTNVHGSENVVRAADRNGVSSVVALSTDKAVYPVNAMGMSKALMEKVAQSHGLNNPNTATTVSCVRYGNVMYSRGSVIPLFIRQIKSGGDITVTNPDMTRFMMSLAHSVDLVEFAFRNAHQGDLFVRKAKATSIGTLAQAVLNLFRSDAKVEVIGTRHAEKLSEALATREELSRARDMGDYFRVVADNRDLNYSVYFEEGDVTQSRFEDYDSHTVDQMAVSEVEELLLTLPEVRAELRAAGLPESRTEQA, encoded by the coding sequence ATGAGCGAGTCCTACGACGGTGCACGGGTACTGGTCACCGGAGGCACCGGTTCCTTCGGGCACACCGTTGCGCGCAAGCTGCTCGAGCGCGACGTGTCCGAGATCCGCATCTTCAGCAGGGACGAGGCCAAGCAGGACCTCATGCGTCACGAGATCAAGGACTCGCGGCTGCGATTCTACGTGGGCGACGTGCGCGACTACGACAGCGTCGAGCGGGCGACCCGCGACGTCGACTTCATCTTCCACGCGGCCGCGCTGAAGCAGGTCCCGTCGTGTGAGTTCTTCCCGATGGAAGCGGTGCGCACGAACGTGCACGGCAGCGAGAACGTCGTTCGCGCCGCCGACCGCAACGGGGTCTCGTCGGTGGTGGCCCTCAGCACCGACAAGGCCGTCTATCCGGTGAACGCCATGGGCATGTCGAAGGCGCTGATGGAGAAGGTCGCGCAGTCTCACGGCCTCAACAACCCGAACACGGCGACGACGGTGTCGTGCGTGCGGTACGGCAACGTCATGTACTCGCGCGGTTCGGTGATCCCGTTGTTCATCCGTCAGATCAAGTCGGGCGGCGACATCACGGTCACCAACCCCGACATGACGCGTTTCATGATGTCGCTCGCGCACTCGGTCGATCTGGTGGAGTTCGCCTTCCGCAACGCCCATCAGGGGGACCTGTTCGTGCGCAAGGCCAAGGCGACGTCGATCGGCACGCTCGCTCAGGCGGTGCTGAACCTGTTCCGCTCCGACGCGAAGGTCGAGGTGATCGGCACCCGGCATGCGGAGAAGCTGTCGGAGGCCCTCGCCACCCGCGAGGAGCTGTCGCGGGCCCGCGACATGGGCGACTACTTCCGTGTCGTGGCCGACAACCGGGACCTGAACTACAGCGTCTACTTCGAAGAGGGTGACGTGACGCAGAGCCGCTTCGAGGACTATGACTCGCACACCGTGGATCAGATGGCGGTCAGCGAGGTAGAGGAGCTGCTGCTCACCCTGCCCGAGGTCCGCGCCGAGCTGCGCGCTGCCGGGCTGCCGGAGTCCCGCACGGAGCAGGCATGA
- a CDS encoding polysaccharide biosynthesis C-terminal domain-containing protein: MTRVAVTGARGFLGWHLRAALQEAGATAEAIALGAAFDATAATAAVDGADRVIHVAGVNRATDEEIADGNVGFAGQLASALRAAGDPPPVVVYANSIQAGNGSVYGEAKARAAEILAGAARDIGAEFVDVHLPNLFGEHGRPFYNAVTATFSHLIANGESPTVENDKELTLLHAQNAADVLLGAVPVPVMEGLQRVETVSGVLARLQGYAELYGRGEIPSVADDFDRDLFNTYRSYTFPTQSPIGLTRHADSRGSFFEIIRSHGGPGQSSFSTTVPGVTRGDHFHRRKIERFTVLQGRARISLRRLYSEEVVSFDVSGDAPGAVDMPTMWAHNITNIGDDVLYTSFWTNDIFDPANPDTIAEAV, encoded by the coding sequence ATGACCCGCGTCGCCGTCACGGGCGCGCGCGGCTTCCTGGGCTGGCACCTCCGGGCCGCTCTGCAGGAGGCGGGGGCGACCGCGGAGGCCATCGCGCTGGGGGCCGCGTTCGACGCGACCGCCGCGACGGCCGCCGTGGACGGCGCCGACCGCGTGATCCACGTCGCCGGCGTGAATCGCGCGACCGACGAGGAGATCGCCGACGGCAACGTCGGATTCGCGGGACAGCTGGCGTCGGCCCTGCGGGCGGCGGGCGATCCCCCACCCGTGGTCGTCTACGCGAACTCCATCCAGGCCGGGAACGGCTCGGTCTACGGGGAGGCGAAGGCGCGCGCCGCCGAGATCCTGGCCGGGGCGGCGCGGGACATCGGAGCGGAATTCGTCGACGTGCACCTCCCGAACCTGTTCGGCGAGCACGGGCGTCCCTTCTACAACGCCGTCACCGCCACGTTCAGCCACCTGATCGCGAACGGGGAGAGTCCCACCGTCGAGAACGACAAGGAGCTCACCCTGCTGCACGCGCAGAACGCCGCCGACGTTCTTCTCGGCGCGGTGCCGGTCCCCGTGATGGAGGGGCTGCAACGCGTGGAGACGGTATCGGGAGTTCTCGCACGCTTGCAGGGGTATGCGGAACTCTACGGCCGGGGGGAGATCCCGAGCGTGGCCGACGACTTCGATCGCGACCTCTTCAACACCTACCGTTCGTACACGTTCCCCACGCAGTCGCCGATCGGCCTGACGAGGCACGCCGATTCTCGTGGATCGTTCTTCGAGATCATCCGCTCGCACGGCGGTCCCGGCCAATCGTCATTCTCCACGACCGTGCCCGGCGTGACCCGGGGCGATCATTTCCACCGTCGCAAGATCGAGCGCTTCACGGTGCTGCAGGGGCGGGCCCGCATCTCGCTGCGCCGCCTGTACTCTGAAGAGGTCGTGTCGTTCGACGTGTCCGGCGACGCTCCCGGTGCGGTCGACATGCCGACGATGTGGGCGCACAACATCACCAACATCGGCGACGACGTGCTCTACACCTCGTTCTGGACGAACGACATCTTCGACCCCGCGAACCCCGACACGATTGCCGAGGCAGTGTGA